The Nitrospinota bacterium genome includes the window CGTAGGCGCGCGCCTCGTTGAGCAGGGTGGAGTACTGGTGTTTGGTGTAGGATGGCGGAGCAGACAGTAGGCCCTGGAGGGCCGCGAGGAAAGGCCGCGAGGCACCCTCAGCTTGGCTTAGGAACTCGTCGAGGCGGATCCCGACTCCGTCGGCTACAGGTTCGTCCATGAGCTGCACCCCCGTCGGGGACAGGCACGCGCGCACCTTCTGCTTTATTTATAGCCATTTACGGGGAATGTGTCAAGAAGGTAGAAGTGGGCATCGTAAGGGCGGGGCTGGCCGATATAGGGTATTCTAAGACGACACATCTTGAAGCACCTCGGAATAGAAGTCTGAGATTGCGGGTGGGCAGGCTCAAAAGCCGAGATCGACGCAAGGAGACTTGCCAGGCTTCATTCTACAGCGTTGACTCGAAAGTCTACGATATGCTAGCTTGTTGTTCGAATTGTTCCATTCGTACCTGGATTGGGATTTTAGCCAAAAAGTGAGCTTCTAAGGCGATTGCGCCCAGCCAGGATTGACCGAGGAACGCGGATATTTATAAGACGCCGGCGTAGCTCAGTGGTAGAGCAACTGATTCGTAATCAGTAGGTCGGAGGTTCAACTCCTCTCGCCGGCTCCAGATTAATCAATTACTTACCGTCCTGTACTTCTTCTAAGGCCCGCTCAAAACCCTCGATTGTGCCCAATTTTGTGCCCACAGAGGCGTGAAAAGCGTCCAAAGAGCGGGCCGCTTGCTCTAGGTCGGACTCACTCGTGATGTTGTAGCGGTCAAAGATGCTTCGGCTTTGGTGGCCTGAGATCGCCATAGCAACCCGCTCTGGTACCCCTGAACGGACAAGGTTTCGTATTGCGCTTCGGCGTAGGTCGTGGAACAACAGACCACTATATACCACCTTGCCCTCTCGTTTCTCTTTCTTGCCTAATCCGACCTCAACACAGGCGGTCTGCCACGCCTTCTTAAAGCCCTTGATAGGCTGACCATCTCGGACAAAGACCTGTTCGACATCGGGCCAATGCCAGTCCCGTTGAGCTTTAATTTCGGCTAGTGCCCTGTAGAGTTCTTCAGCAAGGGGTATCGTCCTGGCCGTTCGGGTTTTCGTGTCCGACGCTTCGAGACGCACTAGCCGTCCTTGCAAGTCCACCTGTGACCACCTAAGGCCGAGAATCTCACCAAGGCGCATCCCTGTAAAGTATCCCATGGTTAAAATTGGCTTCACGTGCGACGGCAAGGCCGCCTTAAGGGCTAGGTATTCTTCACGCTCTATAAAGCCCTCTCTCGCATTGTTCTCACGAAGCAAGCGGATGTGGGGGGCCGAAAGTGCCTTCGGCGGGGTAGATGTTTTAGCAAGGCTGTAGGCCCGCTTTAGCAAGGATAGCTCACGGTTGATGCTTGCGTCAGAGGGTGGCCCCCCTCGGCGGGTTGTCATGCCCCTTCGCTTCGTTATGTAGGTGTTGACGTGCGCCGTGGTGATTTGCGAGCCTCTCAGGCCCCCGAAGAAGGCCTTGAGCTTGCTTGCAGAGAGCCTAACCCTCTCTACTGATTTGCCATTCGCCTCATAGTCCGAAATAACATCGTCGAGCAATTCGGCAACCGAAATGCGCTCAACCCTTAGTGATAGCGGCATACCCGTAGCGACCCGCCCCTCTCGTTCTTTCAGTAATTTCACGGCCTCACCCTTCTTAGTGCTGCCGCTGCTTTCTCGGTGAGGCCTGCCATGAACATGAAATTTTATCCACCAATACGGTGAGCCTTTTCGTCTGTAAACGCTACCCAAAACTACTCACCCCCTTTCTCAGGCTTGATGCCTTTTTCTAAGAAATACAGGATAGCCATTCTGATGAGTTCGCTTCTGCTTGCGCCATGCCGCTTGCTCAACCTGTCAAGACGCTTCAGCATGGCCTCATCCATCCATAGGTGAA containing:
- a CDS encoding tyrosine-type recombinase/integrase, whose protein sequence is MKLLKEREGRVATGMPLSLRVERISVAELLDDVISDYEANGKSVERVRLSASKLKAFFGGLRGSQITTAHVNTYITKRRGMTTRRGGPPSDASINRELSLLKRAYSLAKTSTPPKALSAPHIRLLRENNAREGFIEREEYLALKAALPSHVKPILTMGYFTGMRLGEILGLRWSQVDLQGRLVRLEASDTKTRTARTIPLAEELYRALAEIKAQRDWHWPDVEQVFVRDGQPIKGFKKAWQTACVEVGLGKKEKREGKVVYSGLLFHDLRRSAIRNLVRSGVPERVAMAISGHQSRSIFDRYNITSESDLEQAARSLDAFHASVGTKLGTIEGFERALEEVQDGK
- a CDS encoding CopG family transcriptional regulator, whose translation is MVARKSSKKLVHLWMDEAMLKRLDRLSKRHGASRSELIRMAILYFLEKGIKPEKGGE